In Macaca nemestrina isolate mMacNem1 chromosome 14, mMacNem.hap1, whole genome shotgun sequence, the sequence CAGAAATACCTTTCTCCACGTGATGACTGGGGTAGGCACAGCCCTCACTTCACAGGACAGGCCCACCTGCGCCCCAGTGACATTGTGAACACTTCGGGGAGGAACGACGACCACAGGAGCTAAGAGGAGGAGACAAGGGGATGCAACCTTTACCCTGTCAGGTTCCAGGCAATCCACCTCTGAATTTCCCTGCCCACTGAGAGCCTGCTGGGATGTCCTGAAATGAGGGGAGCGGCACGTCACACTTGGGCAGGAATCCTAAAAGAGAGATTTCCTCAGACCTGGAGAGCTGCCTACCGATCTCCTGATCCATCTTTGTTTTACCAGTGGGGAAACAGGGGTCCAGCGGGGAAGGGCGACTTCCCAAAGTCCCCCAGCGCCATCTGTGGCAGAGCTTGGGCCTCAGTGCTCCCTCCCAAGGCCCGTTCCAGGCTCTGGCTGCCATCTGCTATAGCTCAACCAGGAAGCACGGCAGCCGACTAGAGGGGCTGGTGTCACGCCACCAACGGCAGAGTCTTCTAACAGATGGGCCTTTCTCCTTCCGCGTGGAGGGCGTTAGGAAGAAGAATGCCAGGCAGAACAGCTGCACACACCCTGGAGCTCAACCCCCTGTGGTCCATTCAAGATGCCCATTTGCATGCACAGAGTAAAGACTCCCCCAGGCTCCCccactccctctgcctccccatcCCCAGAAGCCGACCCAAGCCTGGGCAAATCAAGGAATCAGACAAATGTGGTTCTAGACTGCCAGAACATgatggagaggagaggggaggtgtGGACTCTCTGGACAGGACCCGATGTTAGATGTTTCAAGCTGCTACTCCACACTCTGCCTTCCTCCCTGTGTCTGGCATCTGCTCTGCTCACGCCGGGCTGAAATAATCAAGGCTAGGCGTTTCTACCTGCTGTCACCTGCACTGGACAGCAACTCAGCCACCCCGGCATCCAGCACCACAGTGTGTTGGGCAAGGTGCAGTGTGGAGGCCTGGCCAGAGCATGCTCACACACAGCTGTCATCAATAAGGTGGGGATCACACCCCTGCTTCCTAGGGCAGTCGAGCTGATCTAACCACGGAATGACGGTGAAAAGTGTAAGTTAACGTAATATGCAAGTGAGGGCCAGGAGCAAACAGATGACTGGATGAACAAACACATGACAAATCAAGGAACAAACATGTTCATTTCCAGGTCATCAAACTGCAGAGTCTAGAACTCCTAGGGCTTTGCCTGGTGACTCAAGGACAGCCCTGTTGTTCTCCACAAGCCTGCACCTGCATAAGGCTGTAATACAAAAGGATGGCAAAGGGAGGAGAcagaaggcaggaggaaggaggtGACAGACAGGGTCGCATCACACCCAAATGCACAGGAGGATCAGGGTGCAGAAAGGAGACTAGTTTGGCCCCTCCAGACAGACTGGGAAGCAGACCCTGTCAAGCCAGTGCCAAAAAAAATCTCTAGAAAATCGCCTTAGAGCCATAGTCTCAAACTAGAGGGGCTCGTTAGCATCCTAATTCTCTGTGATTCTGTGTCTGACCATGTATGACATGCTCACCCAGCCTCCATTTGCATGCCTCCAGGGATGGAGAACTCACCACCTATCAGGCCAGGCCATTCTGTCTTTGGAGGGCTCTACTGGTAAGAAAGTACATCCTCACCTAGAGCTAAAGCCTGTGACTCCCACCTGTTGACCCTGGGGCGGCCCTCTGGAGCCCCATAGCCCCTGGTTGTCCCAGCAGCCCACCAGGGAGTTGAATACAGACTGCCCTCCCCATCCCAGGCTGCTTTCCTCCTCTTCTATCTGATCCGCCCACTCTTCAGCTGTGCCCATCTGAGGGCCCTCTGAAGGCTGGTGCCCAATCCATGTGCCTGAGTGTAGCCAAAGCCCCTGGAACCAAGATCCTAGATGTCTAACGTTGTCTGACAGCCACAGAGAGCCACAACACTGAGCTCTCTGGCAGGAGCCCTATCTGCGATGACAAAGACAGTCTAATTTATTCACATTGTCCCGCCAGCGCCTCCCCAACCACACAAGTGCTGGGATGCCGCCTCCAGGGGATCCCAAACCGGTGCTCCAGTGGCTCACTGTGGTGACAGTCAGAAGGACCTGGATACCAAGGGGACGCTCAGTCAGCGTGGTTTACTTTTGTTCATGTAAagtcatacattttaaatgtgatttCATCAATCCCTTCCAGGCCTAAATGAGTAAACCAGTAAATCACAATTCACCTCTCTCTCCTCAtatttcagtctctctctctctttcaacaACTACTTAAGAAAGACTGTCTTGGAAATACTGACTTTGTAACTGATTTTGTGGCAAAAAATACCAATTCTTTTACAAAAGAGGCCCTGCTTTTAAAGGGAGGTCAAAGCACATTAAAGGGacgtttaaatttttatttatttatttatttatttatttttacatttacataaaGCACAATTCGTTCTTTCTGGTGTGCAGTTCTAGGTTTTGACAAATGGATACAGTCATGTAATTACCACTGtagccaagatacagaacagtTGTTCTGTGACCTCAAAAAATTTCATGTTGCTTGTGCCATAATAATCcggttctaatttttttttttgaggcagggtctcattctgtcactcagactggaatgaagtggcacaatcatagctcactgtagtctaaaactccagggctcaagcaatcctcctgcctcagcctcttgagtagctggggatacaggcatgcactaccatgcccagctaatgaaacaaatatttttttttgtagagatgggtcttgctatgttgctcaggctggtcttaaactcctggcctctaacaatcctcccatcttggccttccaaagctctgggaatacaggcatgagtcactgtattCCCAgccctgtttttaattttaacatatctgattttaaatttaaaatatttttatccatagtagctctttttaataaataattatcacAGTACCAGTAATAACAGTAATTATACTATCAGCTAGCACAGCGCTCACTGTGTACTAAGCACTTTTCTGCCTACAGGTATTAACCTGTTTATCTCTCCAGCAATCTCACCAGCTGCCAGATGGTGGCGCTGCCCTGGGTTACCCAGCATTAAAGGGTGCAGAGTGAGGAGGCTATGAGCCCAGTGATCTGGCTCCAGATCTCAAGCTCTTCTGAACCACTGTGCTAACACCATCCTCCCTTTTCCTTAGAGGACCCTTCCATGTACACTACCCTTTAATCCTCACACCAGCTCTGTGAGGTAGCAGCttccatccccattttacagatgagaaaaccaagactgAGAAAGGTAAAGTGCCCAGAGAAACAGGGACTCAAACCCAGCACCATGATTCCATTCACTCCCACACTGGTTTCTGAAGTGGAACATTTGTTATCTGTACGGTCTCCGTTCCAGAGTAAGAGATGAGTTGCTTAGGCATTGTGTTGGGGGATCCCCAAGACAACTCTCCGGTTCAACGATTTCCTAGGAGGACTAGGAGGACTCACAGGACTCAGCATCCAGTGGTGCTCAGGCTGTGATCTATTACAGTGAAAGGATTTTCCCATCTGGCAAAATCAGTCAAGGGAAAAAGTCAGGGTGGGGGAAGCAGGCACAAGCTTCCAAGAGCCCTCCCCATGGCGTCACAAGCATGTGAAATGCTGTCTACCACAGAAGCTCAAGAGGGACTCGGTTCCCAGGGTTTTACTGGGAGCTGGCCACAGGGGCACTCTCTGCCTAACTGAATACCTAAAGTCCACACTCTgagaaggaaagcaggggttCCGCATAAACCACATTGTTTGTACAGTTCAGGCACAGTGAGCCACTCTCATCAATTCTGAGAAGAGCGGAACCCCCCTGTAATCTAGGTCCCCAGATACCAGCCCAGGGCCAACCTTGCCAGCAAGCCTTTCTGAGGATATGGTCACAGGCCTGCCATGTTAGCTCTTTTCTATACAATAATGAAACATCCCAAACATCACACCCAGGGAACAGCTCTTGTGAAGATAACCCCTAACATGAGCAATGTGTCCTTGACACCAGCAGGACATTTCTAGTTCCTACTATCCCCAAGGGCTCACTCCAGCATGGCACTGGAGCGCTCAATGTCATGGCTGCCACCATAGGCAGGAAGGACAGCGTGGCAGGCAGGGGTGGAAGAGTCCAGGTTCAAATCCTTTCTCTGCCAggtcttggcctcagtttcttcttctttaaaatggGCACAGGAATCTATTCCCTCCCCAGCCCACTCCCCAAAGGCTGCTGTGAGGAACAATTGCAAGACCCTTTACAAAATGTAAAAGACCTCTGCAGAGGGACTTGAGGACTCGGCACGGTGTGCTGTCCCTAGGCAGTCTCCTCTAAAGCTCTTTGCCTGCATGAGACCCTCCTCTGGTCTCAGGTGACAGGCACCAGGAGCCATGACTACAGCCCTCACTCTGGGGAGCCAAGCACATACTCTTACTGTTGCAGAGCCACCACACTGCTGGAGGAACCAGGGCTTTCCTTTCTGCTTGCCTTTCACAAGAATGATGTGGCTTgcaggagggaggatggcttctAGCTAGCCAAGTCTGTGAATGTGGAAGCTTCATCCCCCTAGAGCTCTTCCTTGTTGATACTTGTTTCCTTCTGCTTGTGCCAGCAATAGCCCTAGAATTGCACAAATCCAACCATCCAAGGGCTAACCAGCAGGTAAGACAGTCACCCAGATGCACATGGTCACAGGAGACAGTACTGTGGGGTGAGCAAAAACAGTACCAGAGGGAGACTCAAATGCCCAGGGATCTGGCTGCCAACCACTTGAGCTAGGGCAAGTTGttaatcatttcctttttatCTGCAAATGAAGATAATGACCACAGCCTCCCATCCTTGGGGTGAAGGGAGAAAATGGATGTGACTGCGTTATTAACTGTGTGGATCTGTACAAATGAAAGggatcaatattattattatagcgTGTGGTGCTTTGTCCCCCTACCTCGTCAATTATATCGGTCATTGATGGCTGGAATGAAAAAATCTTCCCAAATGCCTCTGAGATTTCTTTAAAGTTAATGGTGCTAGGGAAAGAAAGAATATCAAGTCATCCCCCAGGACCCTATCTGCTTGTATTAAAAAGCACACAACCaaagattttaataatcaatGCACTGAACAGCCCTGATAATTTATGCTAATAGTCACGTTATGATGTGGAACGAGAAACAGCTTAATCCTGCTCCCTGCAGTCTCCACCTCAGATCTCCTCCCTCGGCATGAAAGGGTTTTGAGCACAAACCCCCTTCTTTGTCCCTCTCACGAAGTGGCATTTGCTGCCTCTCCTGGTTACCTGGTAACACATATTAGCACAGACCTAGGTTTCTAAGTGGAGCTGGAATTTCAATCAACGTGTATTTTCTAAGATTCAGGGTCTCAGGAGCTCACTGAAGCTGCCAGGGCTCAATGCCCTGCTGTCTTGCCGTCTGTAGGATCCCAACCCTTTCCCAATGCTAACAAATAGGGCACACACACTGAACAGTCCAGCCTTTAAAGTAATGAGagcaatcatcatcatcataatactAAGGCCATACCACCTTACCAGTGAGAAGCTCAACCAATAATTCAGAATGTATTGAAGACCCAAGTATGAATAATTCTTACTGTTGGAAATTGTTTTTGCATCCttcttctaattttgtttttgtatttttagtacagacagggtttcactgtgttagccaggatggtctcgatctcctaccttgtaatccacccgccttggcctcccaaagtgctgggattacaggcgtgtgccaccgtgcctggcctgcctgGCTATTTTCAGAGGGTCGCCGCACAGCTAGTCTGCTAGCAACGTGATCAGTAAGGTGCTGTGCACCCGCCACCCTTGAATCTTGAGGGTTTCTCAATCTGGGTCCACCTTCCTGTTTTTCCCAAGGTTCGTCACTTGTCCCTCTATTTAGCACTGGGCTATAGCTCCTGAGAGAAGCCTTGAAGGATGGGGAGAGCATCCCAAAGCTGGCAAGGGGGAGGCACAGCatgaactgaggctcagaagtgGGAACCCTTTGGTGGGTGTGCAAGTGGGCCCATGGGGCCGAGGCCTGGTAGGATGGTTGGGAAAGGAGAGGACACCCCAGAGTAGTTTGGGGTAGGCCATTGCAAGCCTTGGGTGCCAGGCCGAAGGCGGAAGTTTCattctgcactttgggagactgaggtgggaggattgcttgaggccaggagttcaaggatagcctgggcaacacaacaagatcctgtctctacaaaaaattctaaaaattagctgggcaagatggcatgtgcctatagtcccagctacttggaaggctgaggcaggagggttccttgagcccaggatcacagtgagctgtgatcaagccatTGTACTccgcctgggagacacagtgagaccctatctcaaaaaaaaaaaaaaaaaaaaaaaaaaaaaaaaaaaaaaaaaaaaaagatggatgcAAAAGCAATTTCCAACAGTAAGAATTATTCATATGCGAGTCTTCCATACATGTGTGTGGATCAAAGGATCACTCTCATTATGTTGCAGTTTGGGGCGCTTCAGGGCATAGGAGGAAAGGGCAGAATTTAAGCCTGAAAACTGCTTCCCCAGGCTCCTGAGAGGCACGTATAAGGACCCTCATACACTGTCAGCAACACAATAAATACTTCCCGAGGCCTCATTCCATGAAATCTAGGTGCTTGGGTTCCAAAGGAGTCAGGAGGGGTGATTTTCTTGCCAATATTGAAGCAGAACAGCCCTGCTCTGACTCACAGTCTGTTTCCCTTCAACCGGGATCCCCAGGGGCATTGTTAAAAAATGCTCCCGCTGTGTCTTCTGAATAAAAGATGGCTTTAGGGCAGCACAGAATGAGCTGCTGCCTGGGCTAGGAAACATCCCCTGTCCAAACCTTCATGCTTTATCTGGACACAAGGGCAGAGGCCACACAAGCACTTCAGGACAGACAGTGACAGGCAAACAGTGCCCGGTTCTGTGGTGGATGACACaaaggctgatgcagaagaaggGCTGAACCCCGGGGAGGCCTGACGCCTGTCGCTAATGAGATCATGAAAAGCAGTTCTGAGTTGCTTCCGTGTGGCCCCACGAACATCTTTATTCCCTGGGTCTGTGCCTGGGGTGGGCGTCAGAGCCCGTAGATCAGAGTGGAGGGGCTGTCACATTTACTTGTCATTTGGTAATTTTCAGTGAATTAGGGGTATGGAGTTTCCATCTGCCATCTGGCCTCACTCTGGTAACCATGGTAACCACCATCTGCCTGACTTAATACTATCAAGTCCTATGCCGAAAGAGCACTGGACAGGGTGTTGGGACCAGGGAGCAGGTCATCCTTTACTGGTCACCCTGGACAAGGGCTCTGACCTTACTGGgtctcagtctctttctctgtatAACAGCAGATTTGGTCTGAATGTCTTTAAGGTGCCTTTCTCTTAGGAAGAGAATGCCACTCTGGGGAGAAATTATCTAAGACCATCAGCACCACTTATAGTCTAGGGACCTGGTCAGCATTTCTTATGTCTCCTGCATATGGAGTTAAAGTGTTACCTGTCTGGAGACAAAGAGAATTGCCTGTGAATTAACTGCTGAGGAAAGCAGATTATAAAAACGAGTGATAGGAACTAGCAAAAGGAAAGAGACAGGACTGCTTAAGTGCCACATGGCGGAGACAAACTGTTCCAAGTGAGAGGGACCTCAACAATGACTCCACTAGGGCTGATATGGCCAGAGAGGAGAAGGGGCCTGTCCAGGGCCACTCAGGGAGCCAGCGGCAGCACAGATGCACCCCCAGCCAGCTCTGTCCTCCATGGGGAGCTTCAGCTAGGAACAGTCAATGGTGACTTTCCTGTGCTCAACGGGCCACACACTGGTTTTACATTTCCCAGGACAGGAGGCTTCCTGCCCCATCTCCAACAACCCATTGTGTCTCCTGGACTTGGGTACATCTACCTGAactacttgaggggaaagacTACTAGATCCTTCTTAAGGCTTGGGAAGAACCCCACCCCAAGCTTCTTTCTTGAAGCTAAGTCATTACATTGTCTTAGGCCCTAAAGTCTGGACTTGGTCTCTGGGCTCAGGCCAGAATTATTTCCTAGAAGCCTGAACCCCACGCTGAAACCTAGGCTCCTTGGGACTCACTGGTCGCTGTCTCACTCACCCTAAACTCTTCACTGCCCACTCCAGACAGAGTACACAGGGGCACTTCTCCAATACCTAATGGGCAGGATACGCTCATGCTTAGGAAGCCGGTAAAGCAGTACTaatgttttggtttctttttgtttggttttcaaaAGGTACATAAAAAGAGTGGGCAACTATAGCACACAGAGATTATTTTACTTTGATGTTAATGAAGCTTAAGTTTCTAAGTCCCTAACATTTCATAATAAGTTTCGAAGTCCCTAGCAGTTCTATTCCTTTACTTAAGACAGGATTCTCCAAATTATGTATGTTTTAGACCCTCGAAACCTGGGTCTGCCCCTAATAGCACCACAAGATCTTTTCAGATCTTACGTCTCCAGAGGTCTTACTTTTCCTGGGTGGAGCTCCCTCAGCATCCCAGCTCAGCCCCATCCCACACCTGGGGCCCTGGTGCTCTGGTGCTATGGCCTGGTGACTCCTGATTCCCCAGTCTGGAACTCATCCTCCTCCCGCATCTTCAACTTCCCTTCCTCCCCATTCAAACAATCCACCTAGCGCTGGATACCTGGGAACTCTGATCCCCCTCCTCAACTCCCAGTCTCCTGCCCGGCAAACATACCATGCCTACAAATAAGTGACTGCATCAGCAGGTACTTACGTACCAAAAGGGGTAGCAGGCTCACCAAAAATTCGACTAGCACGGTGAGTGGCGTCTCCAAGGATTCTCGTCCCAGTCTCTCTGAGCACGAGGAGAGATACGAAATACTGCTCTCTaaagggaaactgagtcccaggcAGAGCCGTCCACCACTGGGCAGGGGGATCCTTCGCTCCACACCCCAGAGGGTTGGAATCCCCTCTTCTCTACCCACCCGATCCCCGACCCCGACTCACCGAACTCGCAAGGGCCGTCGCGTGCCTTGTGCAGGTGACCGGGGTGCGCGCGGGGCTTGTGCCGGGCGCGCAGGCGCAGCGCGCAGACACTGGGGTAGGAGCGACCGTCAGAGCCGCAGACGGTGCCGCGCTGCGCGCACACGCAGAGCCCAGTGCCCTCGGGCGCCGCCCCCGCGGCCCGGCTCGCGCAcaccaggccggggccacagcgCGCGCCGGCTCGGCCCCCGCAGCTCGCGCCTTCGGCTCCCAGGCAGCGAGAGCAGCAGCCGCACTCATCGCGCGCCGAGATCCCGGGCGCCGGGCAGGGCGCGGGCGCCGGGCAGCGCTCTGGCCGGCACAGACCGCACTCGGGGCGCCGGCCACCCGCGTCGCGGATCCCGAGGCTTGGGGACAGCGGcggcagcagaagcagcagcggCAAGAGCAGCGACAAGCGCGGCATGGCTTGCTCCGGGACAGCGGCGGCGCCTCTGCTTCGCGCTCCGCTCGGCGCCCGCCAAGCAGCCACCGCTCCCGCCCCGCGGCCGCTGATTGGCTGGGCCTGCACCGCGGGGCGCCCGCAAACCGCTGCTCCAGCCCGGGACCCGCGCGGTGCCCGCGGCCCGGGGCTCCGAGCTGGAGGGGCGCCCCGAGAGCAGCTCCCTGACTTCCGACTGGACTCTTGAGGAAACCGAGACCCAGTCGGGGGAGAACTTGCCCGAGGTCGCTGTGGTAGAGTCAGGATTGGATAACGGTACAGTCTCCGGATCCAAGGCTGGTTCCAGATAGTATGCCCGTAAATCCTCCCAGAAGGATGcgctgttttatttaattttattttgcattcgGTAGTttaagaagttttattttataaagagaatatatgttttaaaatgtatattttacatatacatctAAGGATGAAAAGAGGGGTTTCCCTACCACCTTGTATCACCATCCTCCAACTCGACT encodes:
- the LOC105477376 gene encoding insulin-like growth factor-binding protein-like 1; this encodes MPRLSLLLPLLLLLPPLSPSLGIRDAGGRRPECGLCRPERCPAPAPCPAPGISARDECGCCSRCLGAEGASCGGRAGARCGPGLVCASRAAGAAPEGTGLCVCAQRGTVCGSDGRSYPSVCALRLRARHKPRAHPGHLHKARDGPCEFAPVVVVPPRSVHNVTGAQVGLSCEVRAVPTPVITWRKVMQSPEGTQALEELPGDHVNIAVQVRGGPSDHEATAWILINPLRKEDEGVYQCHAANMVGEAESHSTVTVLDLSKYRSFRFPAPDDRM